In Stenotrophomonas sp. ESTM1D_MKCIP4_1, a single genomic region encodes these proteins:
- a CDS encoding NAD(P)H-dependent oxidoreductase: MPVPTIAVFVGSLRKESCNRRLALALEKLAGDRARFQYVRIDDLPLYNQDFDGSYPAQGTRLKDEVRAADAVLFVTPEYNRSVPGVLKNAIDIGSRPYGDSAFGGKPAAVIGASIGQIGTAVAQQHLRNSLAFLDMHVLGQPEAFIHFKDELIGADGTIHNEGTQKFLQGYVDRFLKLIAVHAKGD; this comes from the coding sequence ATGCCTGTTCCCACCATTGCCGTGTTCGTTGGCAGCCTGCGCAAGGAATCCTGCAACCGCAGGCTGGCCCTTGCACTGGAAAAGCTGGCCGGCGATCGCGCGCGTTTCCAGTACGTGCGCATCGACGATCTGCCGCTGTACAACCAGGATTTCGATGGCAGCTATCCGGCGCAGGGCACGCGCCTGAAGGACGAGGTCCGTGCCGCCGATGCGGTGCTGTTCGTCACCCCTGAGTACAACCGTTCCGTGCCCGGCGTGCTGAAGAACGCCATCGATATCGGCTCGCGGCCGTATGGTGACAGCGCGTTCGGCGGCAAGCCGGCGGCGGTGATCGGCGCCTCCATCGGCCAGATCGGCACGGCGGTGGCCCAGCAGCACCTTCGCAACAGCCTGGCCTTCCTGGACATGCACGTACTGGGGCAGCCGGAGGCGTTCATCCATTTCAAGGATGAACTGATCGGCGCCGATGGCACGATCCATAACGAGGGCACGCAGAAATTCCTTCAGGGCTATGTGGACCGCTTCCTGAAGCTGATTGCGGTGCACGCCAAGGGCGATTGA
- a CDS encoding autotransporter domain-containing protein — MLLLQLLAGTGVAQAASQVCDAINALGTTTSVIRTVAPGMFLAGESLELSFTDNGAGIGGSPASAEMVNLRSQNVAQVAYDYRSHTGSAGPHSATVPSSFLVASGLYMRIATGTYISPVQIRCITAAAQPLQLAPPAVQQLTVGSEVDFNLSASGGTLPYTFSVRDGTLPAGLLLETDGRLHGTPQSAGAFGVTVQVTDAANASAHEPLSGNIAAIAPDAPTAVVAVAGDGQAEVSFTAPAQTGGMPILQYAVMASTGFIAVGAQSPILVTGLANGTPVQFQVIAHNGSRTSPASQASAPVTPMSAQTIQFDAPGDQPLGSLLALNATASSGLVVVFESLTPLTCALEGPSSLRLSALGTCTVRALQPGNGGTRAAQPVEQSVTVLAVQASAPTLRRVERVGATSVDVYFDVPSSDGGSPILSYEVVTRSTRAVVNGASSPVRVTRLQPGLTYTFAVRARTATGPGLFSAESDAVTMPTVPRLTGLQVPAAGRYLAGATLEFHLQLDQPVVVQGVPELQLSIGGQHVAAQYRSGSGSNQLLFSYTVLPGQSDEDGIGIDGLQLAGGSLRNIDDVDAVLTLAGVGSTGGILVGAQPAGAPSITDVVAGDGAATLQFAAPAQDGGSPVLDYLMTAQPGGLQQQATTSPAVFNGLQNGTAYRFTVTARTQAGLGAASTASGEVVPMAQQLIQFAPLDAQPFGSTPQVLVSASSGLPVALASSTPQVCSISADGRVTLLAIGTCSIDADQPGDAATQPAPRVSRAFAVQAVVPGAPRITAVALVAGSVEVSFQAPAFDGGSAVDSYLLQALPGGLRVRGSGSPLRIDGLPAGIAHRFVVTAFNAAGAGQGSVPSEALTVQDAPSVTGVQVPAEGRYLAGQVLSFAVQFDQALQVGAAPQLLLRIGSLGRVALLAAHETNAQGSMLRFQYTLQADDRDENGIAVESLQAAAGSLRNAQGTDARTVLANVGATTGIRVGADLPSAPANVRGVAGDGQVQVHFDAAQPGSGAIVDYTVTAQPGGITATGTTSPITVRGLVNGSAYRFVVVARSAFGTGVASAASAAVVPVPDLSVTDSSAAVAYGATAVVLPLAVDGVADQLQVTAGPQHGRVDVQGTTLRYTPAAGYAGTDRITYTVSDAFRTSAPATITIIVGTPTVTLQSAVLPQGVAGTPLDAQLSATGGAAPYAYAIVAGQLPTGVSLDRSGRLAGAPMVAGRFEIEVEVSDSSSGSGPFRARRAFVLDVVAPQIEEDAAPLPPATQAGPVSLRLQARGGTAPYAFRLLSGALPPGVLLSSDGQLQGVATRAGVFDFDVEVSDTYGFTGVARYQLQVAQAAQAITGFAVNPATPVYSEGGAFEVSAQGGASGQPLRFGSSSPAVCSVNGSRVAMLAAGRCVLTVDQDGDANHEAAPQLQHVVEIALAVPTLVWSADLQRLLEQGSFELPLPTSASPGTFSFHSSDTAVASIEGRTVHVHGEGRVVITAEQAAAGGYAAARVDLTLVVTVRPDPTRDPGVTGLLQAQVDASVRFANAQQANIRDRLRQVRAGGNADSNTLSVSTGARGPDAASLPLGQAVARDGPLLPAGWGTWASGTATYGRGGPTGAGRYDLRSDGLTVGVDRRLGENALWGVAGSVGRNDSEQGDARTRLQADQRSLAVYGLWRGNAHVFVDAVLATGDLRFDLQRWSRDANAMATARREGSQWFGSLSLGYEQVLSGMRMSGYARMDGSRSTLDAYREQGLGELDLAYGRHVVDSRALAFGLEGSAVQTDEARLRPFWNIEYRQALQDRGEATLNYAEWARPQDYRLAMRSYNDDLLSLSAGVDVLIARGWILSLLLGHEQARGSDRSSSVGLRLSNGSR; from the coding sequence GTGCTGCTGTTGCAGCTGCTGGCAGGTACGGGTGTAGCGCAGGCAGCATCGCAGGTCTGCGACGCCATCAATGCGCTGGGCACCACGACGAGCGTTATCCGGACGGTCGCACCCGGCATGTTCCTGGCAGGCGAATCGCTGGAACTCAGCTTCACCGACAATGGGGCAGGCATCGGCGGATCGCCGGCCTCTGCCGAAATGGTCAATCTCCGCAGCCAGAATGTCGCTCAGGTGGCCTACGACTACCGCAGCCATACCGGTTCTGCGGGGCCACACAGCGCAACCGTTCCCAGCAGCTTCCTCGTGGCCAGCGGCCTTTACATGCGGATCGCCACGGGCACCTACATCAGTCCGGTCCAGATCCGCTGCATCACCGCCGCTGCGCAGCCCCTGCAACTGGCACCGCCCGCCGTGCAGCAGCTCACCGTCGGTAGCGAGGTGGATTTCAACCTGAGCGCCAGCGGCGGCACGTTGCCGTACACGTTCAGCGTCCGCGACGGCACGCTGCCTGCTGGGCTGCTGCTGGAAACCGACGGTCGGCTGCATGGCACGCCGCAGTCCGCTGGCGCGTTCGGCGTCACCGTGCAGGTCACCGATGCAGCGAACGCAAGCGCCCACGAGCCGCTGTCAGGCAACATCGCGGCCATCGCGCCCGATGCGCCCACCGCGGTGGTAGCCGTGGCCGGCGATGGCCAGGCCGAGGTGAGCTTCACCGCACCTGCGCAGACCGGCGGTATGCCCATCCTGCAGTACGCGGTGATGGCATCCACCGGCTTCATCGCCGTGGGTGCCCAGTCGCCGATCCTGGTGACCGGCCTGGCCAATGGCACGCCGGTGCAGTTCCAGGTCATCGCGCACAATGGCAGCCGCACCAGCCCGGCGTCGCAGGCGAGTGCGCCGGTTACGCCGATGAGCGCGCAGACGATCCAGTTCGACGCCCCTGGTGACCAGCCGCTCGGGTCGCTTCTGGCGCTGAACGCCACGGCCAGCAGCGGCCTGGTCGTCGTGTTTGAAAGCCTGACCCCGCTGACCTGTGCGCTGGAAGGGCCGAGCAGCCTGCGCCTGTCCGCGCTGGGCACCTGTACGGTGCGCGCGCTGCAGCCCGGCAATGGCGGTACGCGCGCCGCACAGCCGGTGGAGCAGAGCGTCACTGTGCTGGCAGTGCAGGCGTCGGCGCCGACACTGCGCCGCGTCGAGCGCGTGGGTGCGACCAGCGTGGACGTGTACTTCGATGTCCCCAGCAGCGATGGCGGCAGCCCGATTCTCAGCTATGAAGTGGTGACGCGGTCGACGCGTGCCGTGGTCAATGGTGCATCCAGCCCGGTGCGGGTGACCCGCCTGCAGCCCGGCCTGACCTACACCTTCGCGGTGCGCGCGCGTACGGCGACGGGCCCAGGACTGTTTTCGGCCGAGTCCGACGCGGTGACGATGCCGACGGTGCCGCGCCTGACCGGCCTGCAGGTGCCGGCCGCCGGTCGCTACCTGGCCGGTGCCACCCTTGAGTTCCACCTGCAGCTGGACCAGCCGGTGGTCGTGCAGGGCGTGCCGGAGCTGCAGTTGTCCATCGGCGGCCAGCACGTGGCGGCCCAGTACCGCTCCGGTTCGGGCAGCAACCAGCTGCTCTTCAGCTACACCGTGTTGCCAGGCCAGTCCGACGAGGACGGCATCGGCATCGACGGTCTGCAGCTGGCAGGTGGCAGCCTCCGCAACATCGATGACGTCGATGCAGTGTTGACGCTGGCGGGTGTGGGATCCACGGGCGGCATCCTGGTGGGGGCGCAGCCGGCCGGTGCGCCGTCCATCACCGATGTGGTGGCAGGCGATGGTGCAGCGACGCTGCAGTTCGCCGCGCCTGCGCAGGATGGCGGCAGCCCGGTGCTGGATTACCTGATGACCGCCCAGCCAGGTGGATTGCAGCAGCAGGCCACCACCTCGCCCGCCGTGTTCAATGGCCTGCAGAATGGCACCGCGTACCGCTTCACGGTCACCGCGCGCACGCAGGCGGGATTGGGCGCGGCGTCCACCGCGTCGGGCGAGGTGGTGCCCATGGCGCAGCAGCTGATCCAGTTCGCGCCGCTGGATGCACAGCCCTTCGGCAGCACGCCGCAGGTGCTTGTCAGCGCGAGCAGCGGCCTGCCGGTGGCCTTGGCCAGCAGCACGCCGCAGGTCTGCAGCATCAGCGCCGATGGCCGGGTGACACTGCTGGCCATCGGCACCTGCAGCATCGACGCCGACCAGCCGGGCGATGCCGCGACCCAGCCCGCACCACGTGTCAGCCGCGCGTTCGCGGTGCAGGCGGTGGTGCCCGGCGCGCCCCGCATCACGGCGGTCGCGCTTGTGGCCGGCAGCGTGGAGGTGAGCTTCCAGGCCCCGGCGTTCGATGGCGGCAGTGCCGTCGACAGCTACCTGCTGCAGGCATTGCCGGGTGGCCTGCGCGTGCGCGGCAGCGGCAGTCCGCTGCGTATCGACGGGCTGCCGGCCGGTATCGCACATCGCTTCGTGGTGACCGCCTTCAACGCGGCAGGTGCCGGCCAGGGATCGGTGCCGTCCGAAGCCCTCACCGTGCAGGACGCTCCGTCGGTGACCGGCGTGCAGGTGCCCGCCGAGGGGCGGTACCTGGCCGGGCAGGTGCTGTCGTTTGCCGTGCAGTTCGACCAGGCCCTGCAGGTGGGGGCCGCACCGCAGCTGCTGCTGCGGATCGGCAGCCTGGGCCGTGTTGCGCTGCTGGCGGCACACGAAACAAACGCGCAGGGCAGCATGCTGCGCTTCCAGTACACGCTGCAGGCCGACGATCGCGATGAGAATGGCATCGCGGTGGAGTCGCTGCAGGCCGCTGCGGGCAGCCTGCGCAATGCGCAGGGTACCGATGCGCGCACTGTGCTGGCCAACGTGGGAGCGACCACCGGCATCCGTGTCGGCGCCGATCTGCCCTCGGCGCCCGCCAACGTGCGGGGCGTGGCTGGTGATGGACAGGTGCAGGTGCATTTCGATGCGGCACAGCCCGGCAGCGGCGCCATCGTCGATTACACCGTGACCGCGCAGCCGGGCGGCATCACCGCAACGGGCACGACGTCGCCGATCACCGTGCGCGGCCTGGTCAATGGCAGTGCCTATCGCTTCGTGGTGGTCGCACGCAGTGCGTTCGGCACAGGCGTCGCATCGGCGGCTTCGGCCGCCGTGGTGCCGGTGCCGGACCTGTCGGTGACCGATTCCAGCGCCGCAGTGGCTTACGGTGCGACGGCCGTGGTGCTGCCACTGGCGGTGGACGGCGTAGCCGACCAGCTCCAGGTGACCGCAGGCCCGCAGCATGGCCGGGTGGACGTGCAGGGCACGACGCTGCGCTATACCCCGGCCGCAGGCTATGCCGGCACTGACCGCATCACCTATACCGTCAGCGATGCATTCCGCACCTCGGCACCGGCCACGATCACGATCATCGTCGGCACGCCGACCGTAACGCTGCAGTCGGCCGTGTTGCCGCAGGGCGTGGCGGGCACACCGCTGGACGCGCAGCTGTCCGCCACTGGAGGTGCAGCCCCGTACGCCTACGCGATCGTCGCCGGCCAACTGCCGACGGGTGTCAGCCTTGACCGCAGTGGGCGCCTGGCGGGTGCGCCGATGGTGGCCGGTCGATTCGAGATCGAGGTCGAGGTGAGTGACAGCAGCTCCGGCAGCGGTCCCTTCCGTGCGCGCCGGGCGTTCGTGCTGGATGTGGTGGCCCCGCAGATTGAAGAAGATGCGGCGCCGCTGCCGCCGGCCACCCAGGCCGGCCCGGTCAGCCTGCGCCTGCAGGCACGCGGCGGCACCGCGCCGTACGCGTTCCGTCTGCTGTCCGGCGCGCTGCCGCCGGGCGTGCTGCTGTCGAGCGATGGCCAGCTGCAGGGCGTTGCGACGCGGGCCGGCGTGTTCGATTTCGATGTGGAGGTCAGTGATACCTACGGATTCACCGGCGTTGCGCGCTACCAGCTGCAGGTTGCTCAAGCTGCGCAGGCGATCACCGGTTTTGCCGTGAACCCGGCAACGCCGGTCTACAGCGAGGGCGGTGCTTTCGAGGTCTCCGCACAGGGCGGCGCCTCGGGCCAGCCGTTGCGTTTTGGCAGCAGCAGCCCCGCCGTCTGCAGTGTCAACGGCAGCCGCGTGGCCATGCTGGCGGCAGGCCGCTGCGTGCTGACCGTGGACCAGGACGGTGACGCCAACCACGAAGCGGCCCCACAGCTGCAACACGTCGTCGAGATCGCGCTGGCCGTACCCACCCTCGTGTGGAGTGCGGACCTGCAGCGACTGCTGGAACAGGGTAGTTTCGAGCTGCCGCTGCCGACCAGTGCCAGCCCGGGCACCTTCAGCTTCCACAGCAGCGACACCGCAGTGGCCAGCATCGAGGGGCGCACCGTGCACGTGCATGGGGAAGGCCGTGTCGTGATCACGGCCGAGCAGGCCGCTGCGGGCGGCTATGCCGCGGCCCGTGTCGACCTGACCCTGGTGGTGACGGTGCGCCCGGACCCGACCCGCGATCCGGGCGTGACCGGACTGCTGCAGGCCCAGGTCGATGCCAGCGTGCGCTTCGCCAACGCGCAGCAGGCCAACATCCGCGATCGCCTGCGTCAGGTGCGTGCGGGCGGCAACGCTGACAGCAACACGCTGTCGGTGTCGACCGGTGCGCGGGGCCCGGATGCGGCGTCGCTTCCGCTGGGCCAGGCCGTGGCACGCGACGGCCCGCTGCTGCCGGCGGGGTGGGGCACCTGGGCTTCGGGAACGGCCACCTACGGTCGCGGCGGGCCGACGGGGGCAGGGCGGTACGATCTGCGCAGCGACGGCCTGACCGTGGGCGTGGATCGTCGCCTTGGCGAGAACGCGCTGTGGGGCGTGGCCGGCAGCGTCGGCCGCAACGACAGCGAGCAGGGTGATGCGCGCACGCGCCTGCAGGCCGATCAGCGTTCGCTGGCGGTGTACGGGCTGTGGCGTGGCAACGCGCACGTGTTCGTCGACGCGGTGCTGGCCACGGGCGATCTGCGCTTCGACCTGCAGCGCTGGAGCCGCGATGCCAACGCGATGGCGACGGCCCGGCGCGAAGGTTCGCAGTGGTTCGGTTCGCTGTCGCTGGGCTATGAGCAGGTGCTGTCCGGAATGCGCATGAGTGGCTACGCGCGCATGGATGGCAGCCGCAGCACGCTTGATGCCTATCGTGAGCAGGGCCTGGGCGAGTTGGATCTGGCCTATGGCCGCCACGTGGTCGACAGCCGCGCGCTGGCGTTCGGTCTGGAAGGCAGCGCGGTGCAGACGGATGAGGCGCGCCTGCGTCCGTTCTGGAACATCGAGTACCGGCAGGCCCTGCAGGACCGGGGCGAGGCAACGCTGAACTACGCCGAGTGGGCGCGTCCGCAGGACTACCGCTTGGCGATGCGCAGTTACAACGATGACCTGCTGTCGTTGTCGGCTGGCGTGGACGTGTTGATCGCACGCGGCTGGATCCTGTCGCTGCTGCTGGGCCATGAACAGGCCCGCGGCAGTGATCGTTCCAGCAGCGTCGGCCTGCGTCTGAGCAACGGCAGCCGCTGA
- the asnB gene encoding asparagine synthase (glutamine-hydrolyzing) — MCGLAGMLLPAAQSPAEALQAQVLAMGQALHHRGPDDGGSWVDAAAGIALAHRRLSILDLSPLGHQPMASADGRYVMAYNGEVYNFAALRAELEPLGHTFRGHSDTEVLLAAILQWGVEDTLQRANGMFAIALWDRQEQCLWLARDRVGKKPLYYGWAGDTLVFGSELKALWQHPDFDNDIDRDALTLLLRLDYIPAPHSIHQRCYKLMPGRVLRLDAAMVAAGAAAHRPEQAQRPYWDARARMQAALAAPFQGRIEEAEEQLDGLLRDAVALRMVADVPVGVFLSGGTDSSLVAALMQAQSTQPVHSFSIGFSGSHHDEAPLAKELAGHLGCDHTELYVSGADALAVVPQLPAMFDEPFADASQVPTALVARLARQGVTVALSGDGGDELFFGYTRYVRALRNWQMLGRVPAPLRRWMGARAHQQGESSRTGGLAALLAETGARGIGDVYRNRISRWRDPASAVIGAREAGSFYDLADPLHGAGTPADAMMLADFVSYLPDDLLCKVDRTSMAVSLEARAPLLDWRVAEFAWSLPLAFKRSEDTSKVLLKRVLGRYVPQSMVHRPKRGFGAPVSEWLKGDLRPWADDLLQPARLEREGVLSAAAVQPLWQQFLGGQRKWHTHLWNVLMFQAWQDHWRQVRAGVARG, encoded by the coding sequence ATGTGTGGATTGGCGGGAATGTTGTTGCCGGCGGCGCAGTCGCCGGCCGAGGCGCTGCAGGCGCAGGTGCTGGCCATGGGGCAGGCGCTGCACCACCGCGGGCCGGATGACGGCGGCAGCTGGGTCGACGCCGCCGCTGGCATCGCTCTGGCGCACCGCCGCCTGAGCATCCTCGACCTTTCGCCGCTGGGCCACCAGCCGATGGCCTCGGCCGACGGCCGTTACGTGATGGCCTACAACGGCGAGGTCTACAACTTCGCCGCGCTGCGTGCCGAGCTTGAACCGCTGGGGCATACGTTCCGTGGCCATTCCGATACCGAGGTGCTGCTGGCGGCGATCCTGCAGTGGGGCGTCGAGGACACCCTGCAGCGTGCCAACGGCATGTTCGCCATAGCGTTGTGGGACCGCCAGGAGCAGTGCCTGTGGCTGGCCCGCGACCGGGTGGGCAAGAAGCCGCTGTACTACGGCTGGGCCGGCGACACGCTGGTGTTCGGTTCCGAGCTGAAGGCGCTGTGGCAGCACCCGGACTTCGACAACGACATTGATCGCGATGCACTGACCCTGCTGCTGCGCCTGGATTACATCCCGGCCCCGCACAGCATCCACCAGCGCTGCTACAAGCTGATGCCGGGCCGCGTGCTGCGCCTGGATGCGGCGATGGTGGCCGCCGGTGCCGCCGCGCACCGCCCCGAGCAGGCCCAGCGCCCGTACTGGGATGCGCGCGCGCGCATGCAGGCGGCGCTGGCCGCACCGTTCCAGGGCCGCATCGAGGAGGCCGAGGAACAGCTGGACGGCCTGCTGCGCGATGCCGTGGCGCTGCGCATGGTGGCCGACGTGCCGGTGGGCGTGTTCCTGTCCGGTGGCACCGATTCGTCGCTGGTAGCCGCGCTGATGCAGGCGCAGAGCACGCAGCCGGTGCACAGTTTCAGCATCGGCTTCAGCGGCTCGCACCATGACGAGGCGCCGCTGGCGAAAGAGCTGGCCGGCCACCTGGGTTGTGACCACACCGAGCTGTACGTGAGTGGCGCCGATGCGCTGGCGGTGGTGCCGCAGCTGCCGGCGATGTTCGACGAGCCCTTCGCCGATGCCTCGCAGGTGCCGACCGCCCTGGTAGCGCGGCTGGCGCGGCAGGGCGTGACCGTGGCCCTGTCCGGTGACGGTGGTGATGAACTGTTCTTCGGCTACACCCGCTATGTGCGCGCGCTGCGCAACTGGCAGATGCTGGGCCGCGTGCCGGCGCCGCTGCGGCGCTGGATGGGCGCGCGTGCACACCAGCAGGGCGAATCCTCGCGCACGGGCGGCCTGGCCGCGCTGCTGGCCGAGACCGGCGCGCGCGGCATCGGCGATGTCTACCGCAACCGCATCTCGCGCTGGCGTGACCCGGCGTCGGCGGTGATCGGCGCGCGCGAGGCCGGCAGCTTCTACGATCTGGCCGACCCGCTGCACGGCGCCGGTACGCCGGCCGACGCGATGATGCTGGCCGATTTTGTCAGCTACCTGCCCGACGACCTGTTGTGCAAGGTGGACCGGACCTCGATGGCGGTCAGCCTGGAAGCGCGGGCACCGCTGCTGGACTGGCGTGTGGCCGAATTCGCCTGGTCGCTGCCGCTGGCCTTCAAGCGCAGCGAGGACACCAGCAAGGTGCTGCTCAAGCGCGTGCTGGGCCGCTATGTGCCGCAGTCGATGGTGCACCGGCCCAAGCGCGGCTTCGGCGCGCCGGTGAGTGAGTGGCTGAAGGGCGACCTGCGGCCGTGGGCCGATGACCTGCTGCAGCCGGCACGGCTGGAACGCGAAGGCGTGTTGTCGGCGGCGGCGGTGCAGCCGCTGTGGCAGCAGTTCCTGGGGGGGCAGCGCAAGTGGCACACCCACCTGTGGAACGTGCTGATGTTCCAGGCCTGGCAGGACCATTGGCGGCAGGTGCGGGCGGGCGTGGCGCGCGGTTGA
- a CDS encoding replicative DNA helicase, producing MSARPGFRSNRKERGDGFDRERDESRIDQLRVPPHSVEAEQAVLGGLMLAPEAYDRVNDQLTETDFYRRDHQMIYRAIRELSERERPFDAVTLGEWFESQGKMELVGDGAYLIELASTTPSAANIVAYAEIVRDKAVLRQLIQVGTDIVNDGFQPEGRDSSELLASAEKSVFAIAEQGARGRTDFVAMPGALKDAFEELRNRFENGGNITGLPTGYTDFDAMTAGLQPTDLIILAARPAMGKTTFALNIAEYAAIKSKKGVAVFSMEMSASQLAMRLISSNGRINAQRLRTGQLEDEDWSRVTSAIKMLKETKIFIDDTPGVSPEILRSKCRRLKREHDLGLIVIDYLQLMSVPGNSENRATEISEISRSLKGLAKELNVPVIALSQLNRSLETRTDKRPVMADLRESGAIEQDADMIVFIYRDDYYNKENSPDKGLAEIIIGKHRGGPTGSCKLKFFGEYTRFDNLAHDSVGSFE from the coding sequence ATGTCCGCCCGTCCCGGCTTCCGTTCCAACCGCAAAGAGCGCGGTGATGGCTTCGACCGCGAACGCGACGAGTCGCGCATCGATCAACTGCGCGTGCCGCCGCATTCGGTGGAAGCCGAGCAGGCGGTGCTGGGTGGCCTGATGCTGGCCCCGGAAGCCTACGACCGGGTCAACGACCAGCTGACCGAGACCGATTTCTACCGCCGCGATCACCAGATGATCTACCGGGCGATCCGCGAGCTGTCCGAGCGCGAGCGTCCGTTCGACGCGGTCACCCTGGGCGAATGGTTTGAATCGCAGGGCAAGATGGAACTGGTCGGCGATGGCGCCTACCTGATCGAGCTGGCCAGCACCACGCCCTCGGCGGCCAATATCGTCGCCTACGCCGAGATCGTGCGTGACAAGGCGGTGCTGCGGCAGCTGATCCAAGTCGGTACCGACATCGTCAATGACGGTTTCCAGCCCGAAGGTCGCGACAGCAGTGAACTGCTGGCGTCGGCCGAGAAGAGCGTGTTCGCGATCGCCGAGCAGGGTGCGCGCGGCCGCACCGACTTCGTGGCCATGCCCGGCGCGCTGAAGGACGCCTTTGAAGAACTGCGCAACCGCTTCGAGAACGGCGGCAACATCACCGGCCTGCCGACCGGTTACACCGATTTCGATGCGATGACCGCCGGCCTGCAGCCGACCGACCTGATCATCCTCGCGGCGCGCCCGGCGATGGGCAAGACCACCTTCGCGCTGAACATCGCCGAGTATGCGGCGATCAAGTCGAAGAAGGGCGTGGCGGTGTTTTCGATGGAAATGTCGGCCTCGCAGCTGGCGATGCGCCTGATTTCCTCCAACGGCCGCATCAACGCCCAGCGACTGCGTACCGGCCAGCTGGAAGACGAGGACTGGAGCCGGGTCACCAGCGCGATCAAGATGCTGAAGGAAACCAAGATCTTCATCGACGATACGCCGGGCGTGTCGCCGGAGATCCTGCGTTCCAAGTGCCGCCGCCTGAAGCGCGAGCACGACCTGGGCCTGATCGTGATCGACTACCTGCAGCTGATGAGCGTGCCGGGCAACAGCGAAAACCGCGCGACCGAAATCTCGGAAATCTCGCGATCGCTGAAGGGCCTGGCCAAGGAGCTGAACGTACCGGTCATCGCGCTTTCGCAGTTGAACCGATCGCTGGAAACGCGTACCGACAAGCGCCCGGTGATGGCCGATCTTCGCGAATCGGGCGCAATCGAGCAGGACGCGGACATGATCGTGTTCATCTACCGCGACGATTACTACAACAAGGAAAACTCGCCGGACAAGGGCCTGGCCGAGATCATCATCGGCAAGCACCGTGGTGGCCCCACCGGTTCGTGCAAGCTGAAATTCTTCGGCGAATACACCCGCTTCGACAACCTGGCCCACGACTCGGTCGGTTCGTTCGAGTGA
- the lpdA gene encoding dihydrolipoyl dehydrogenase, with amino-acid sequence MAEQFDVVVIGAGPAGYHAAIRAAQLGLKTACIDAALGKDGKPALGGTCLRVGCIPSKALLDSSRQFWNMGHIFGDHGISFKDAKIDVEAMVGRKDKIVKQFTGGIAMLFKANKVATYYGFGELQPGNVVKVKQHDGSEVELKGTNVIIAAGSDSIELPFAKFDGETIVDNVGGLDFTEVPNRLAVIGAGVIGLELGSVWKRLGAEVTILEALPEFLAVADAEVAKTAAKEFKKQGLDIRLGAKVSKTEITGKGKKKEVVVTYTDSEGEKTLTVDKLLVAVGRRAATKGLLAEGTGVKVNERGQIEVDAHCHTGVNGVWAVGDCVRGPMLAHKGFEEGIAVAELIAGLPGHVNFDTIPWVIYTEPELAWVGKTEAQLKAEGIPYKAGSFPFAANGRAVAMIEPAGFVKVLAHAETDRILGMHLVGANVSELVHEGVLTMEFSGSADDLARICHAHPSLSEVVHDAAMAVSKRAIHKAN; translated from the coding sequence ATGGCTGAACAATTCGACGTCGTCGTCATCGGTGCCGGCCCGGCCGGTTACCACGCTGCCATCCGCGCGGCACAGCTGGGCCTGAAGACCGCCTGCATCGACGCAGCGCTGGGCAAGGACGGCAAGCCGGCCCTGGGCGGCACCTGCCTGCGCGTGGGCTGCATCCCGTCCAAGGCGCTGCTGGATTCCTCGCGCCAGTTCTGGAACATGGGCCACATCTTTGGCGACCACGGCATCAGCTTCAAGGATGCCAAGATCGACGTCGAAGCGATGGTTGGCCGCAAGGACAAGATCGTCAAGCAGTTCACCGGCGGCATCGCCATGCTGTTCAAGGCCAACAAGGTCGCCACCTACTACGGTTTCGGTGAACTGCAGCCGGGCAACGTGGTCAAGGTGAAGCAGCACGACGGTTCGGAAGTTGAACTGAAGGGCACCAACGTCATCATCGCCGCCGGTTCGGATTCGATCGAACTGCCGTTCGCCAAGTTCGACGGCGAGACCATCGTCGACAACGTCGGCGGCCTGGACTTCACCGAAGTGCCGAACCGCCTGGCCGTGATCGGCGCCGGTGTCATCGGCCTGGAACTGGGCAGCGTGTGGAAGCGCCTGGGCGCTGAAGTCACCATCCTGGAAGCACTGCCGGAGTTCCTGGCCGTGGCCGACGCCGAAGTGGCCAAGACCGCTGCCAAGGAATTCAAGAAGCAGGGTCTGGACATCCGCCTGGGTGCCAAGGTCTCCAAGACCGAGATCACCGGCAAGGGCAAGAAGAAGGAAGTCGTTGTCACCTACACCGACAGCGAAGGCGAGAAGACCCTGACCGTGGACAAGCTGCTGGTGGCCGTCGGCCGTCGCGCCGCCACCAAGGGCCTGCTGGCTGAAGGCACCGGCGTCAAGGTCAACGAGCGTGGCCAGATCGAAGTCGACGCGCACTGCCACACCGGCGTCAACGGCGTCTGGGCGGTCGGTGACTGCGTGCGCGGCCCGATGCTGGCGCACAAGGGCTTCGAGGAAGGCATCGCGGTTGCCGAACTGATCGCCGGCCTGCCGGGCCACGTCAACTTCGACACCATCCCGTGGGTCATCTACACCGAGCCGGAACTGGCCTGGGTCGGCAAAACCGAAGCGCAGCTGAAGGCCGAGGGCATCCCGTACAAGGCCGGCAGCTTCCCGTTCGCCGCCAACGGCCGTGCCGTGGCGATGATCGAACCGGCAGGCTTCGTGAAGGTGCTGGCACACGCTGAAACCGACCGCATCCTGGGCATGCACCTGGTCGGTGCCAACGTCTCCGAGCTGGTGCACGAAGGTGTGCTGACCATGGAGTTCAGCGGCTCGGCCGACGATCTGGCGCGCATCTGCCACGCCCACCCGTCGCTGTCGGAAGTCGTGCATGACGCCGCCATGGCCGTCAGCAAGCGCGCCATCCACAAGGCGAACTGA